The Pseudomonas leptonychotis genomic sequence TGGTTCCTTCGCTGAAGTTGGGGCCATAACCATCGACGTCATGCGACCAGGCAATGCTCGGCGTCAGGTTGACCCCAGCAAACACGTTGCTGTAATCGGCACTGGCGCGCAGGCGGTAGCCCCAAGAGCTGCTGGTAAAGAAACCATCGCCGCTGCACTGATCCGGGTTAGCGGCGTTGAACGCAGCCGTACACGTCCCATTACTGGCCAACTCACCCAGGCCATAAACCGGGTCACGACCGAAACGCAGCTCACCGAGGTCATCGCTGATGCCGCTGACATGGTTGTAACCGACCTCGCCGAGCAAGGTCAGGCGGCTAGCACCGAGCACCCGATCGAAGAACTGCACCGCCGTGACCTGAGCCTGGGTGACAGGTTTGCGTACGTAACCGGCAATTTCTTCACCGGCGACATTCTGCGCATGGCCACTGGTAAATACCGGTGAACCGGGGAATGCAAGTGAAGCAAAGGTCAGGTCAGTGGAGTTGATCGAGATCGGCATATTTGGCCGATAACTCAACTCACCGGACAACGCAGTGCCATTAACGTTGGTCTGGAAGCTGACGCCATAGAGACGGATATCTTCTGGGTACTCAAGGAAGTACCGAGCCCCCGGCGCGCCCGGAATAACCGCCGCAGACGGCGACGTGGTGCGCAAGAAACTGCCACTCGGCGTGCGGCTGTGATAGTTCATCGCATACAGGCCGAATTCGGTGTCGTTCAGCGACTCGGCAAACCAGCGCAGGGCAACCCCAAACTGACCACTATCACGGGCGTCACGGTCACCGGCACGCGGGATATAAATAGGGTTACCTGGAGCGCCGGTATTGTTCGACACGCCTGGCGCCACATCAGCTCCCGCGACGGCCAAACGGTCTTCACAGCCATCTGCAGCCGTGTCGCTAGGGGCGAAGAACGTGCCGCAGTTATCGATAACCGTCTGGTCCCACTCCAGCTGGTAGAACGCTTCCATGCTGACCGTGTCAGTCAGGCTCTGCGATACATAGAGCATGTTGACCGGGATCAAGCCCTCTTTGATTTCCGCACCAGGCCGGCGGAAGGCGGCGGCATCCACAGGGTTGATCGAGTTGATCGAATTGCCAATAAACGTGCTCTCGCCCCAGCTGACCACTTGCTTACCGGCCCGCACACTGCCCGGCATGCCGCCCAGGTTGTAGTTGTGATAAACGAAGGCATCGAGAATTTCCGCGCCCGAGGCCTGCGCTGCGGTTTTGCGGTTGTGGTCATCAATGTCATACAGCAGGCGGCTTTCGTCTTTGGTCTCAAAGT encodes the following:
- a CDS encoding DUF1302 domain-containing protein, which produces MRTTTRHAIFQPSILAVAIALGCVGPAQAISFNIGEVEAQFDSSLSVGASWSVRGADPDFIGTRNGGKASSQTNDDGRLNFKKGETFSKIFKGVHDLELKYGDTGVFIRGKYWYDFETKDESRLLYDIDDHNRKTAAQASGAEILDAFVYHNYNLGGMPGSVRAGKQVVSWGESTFIGNSINSINPVDAAAFRRPGAEIKEGLIPVNMLYVSQSLTDTVSMEAFYQLEWDQTVIDNCGTFFAPSDTAADGCEDRLAVAGADVAPGVSNNTGAPGNPIYIPRAGDRDARDSGQFGVALRWFAESLNDTEFGLYAMNYHSRTPSGSFLRTTSPSAAVIPGAPGARYFLEYPEDIRLYGVSFQTNVNGTALSGELSYRPNMPISINSTDLTFASLAFPGSPVFTSGHAQNVAGEEIAGYVRKPVTQAQVTAVQFFDRVLGASRLTLLGEVGYNHVSGISDDLGELRFGRDPVYGLGELASNGTCTAAFNAANPDQCSGDGFFTSSSWGYRLRASADYSNVFAGVNLTPSIAWSHDVDGYGPNFSEGTKAVSLGLNADYQNTYTASLSYTDFFGGDYNTNVDRDFVALSFGVNF